The Paraburkholderia caffeinilytica genome segment TCCGGTCGACAACGGAGCTTTAAATGACAAAGCAATTGCAAGACGCATACATCGTCGCCGCGAGCCGCACGCCGATCGGCAAGGCGCCGCGCGGGATGTTCAAGAACACGCGCCCGGACGAACTGCTGGTGCACACGATCAAATCGGCCGTGGCGCAAGTGCCCGGCCTCGATACCAAGGTGATCGAAGACGCCATCATCGGCTGCGCGATTCCGGAGGCCGAGCAAGGCCTGAACGTCGCGCGGATGGGCGCGCTGCTGGCCGGCCTGCCGAACACGGTGGGCGGCGTCACGGTGAACCGCTTCTGCGCCTCGGGCCTGACTGCGCTCGCCATGGCGGCTGACCGCATTCGCGTCGGCGAATCGGACGCGATGATCGCGGGCGGCTGCGAATCGATGAGCATGGTGCCGATGATGGGCAACAAGCCGTCGATGTCGCCGCATATCTTCGATCGCAACGAAGATATCGGTATTGCCTACGGCATGGGCCTGACCGCTGAGAAGGTCGCGGAGCGCTGGAAGATCAGCCGCGAAGCGCAAGACGCGTTCTCGGTCGAATCGCATCGCCGCGCCATCGCCGCGCAGCAAGCCGGTGAATTCAACGACGAAATCGCCGCCTACACGATCACCGAGCGTTTCCCGGATCTCGCCACTGGCGAAGTGAAGGTGAAGACGCGTGAAGTCGCGCTCGACGAAGGTCCGCGTGCGGAAACGTCGCTGGAAGGTCTGGCGAAACTGCGCGCGGTGTTCGCGAACAAGGGGTCGGTGACGGCGGGCAACAGCTCGCAGACGTCGGACGGCGCGGGCGCGTTGATCGTCGTGTCGGAAAAGATGCTGAAGGAATTCAACCTGACGCCGCTCGCCCGTTTCGTCAGCTTCGCCGTGCGCGGCGTGCCGCCGGAAATCATGGGCATCGGTCCGAAGGAAGCGATTCCGGCTGCACTGAAAGCCGCCGGCCTGAAGATCGACGACATGGACTGGATCGAGCTGAACGAAGCGTTCGCCGCGCAATCGCTGGCGGTGATTCAGGACCTCGGTCTCGACCCGGCGAAGATCAACCCGCTCGGCGGCGCGATCGCACTCGGCCACCCGCTGGGCGCGACGGGCGCGATCCGCGCGTCGACGGTCGTGCACGGCCTGCGCCGCCGCAACTTCAAGTACGGCATGGTGACGATGTGCGTCGGCACCGGCATGGGCGCAGCGGGCATCATCGAACGTCTTTGATCATGTTCGCTCAGGTTCCCCCGGCGACCCTCGTAGCGATCCCCGCGGTTATCTCCGCGGTGATCCCCTAGGGACCGCAAAAACGGTTCGCAGGCTTTCCGGCTTGCGAGCCGTTTTTTCATTCGGCAGCAAACCGCAGTAACCAGGAGTACGAGGAGATGACAATGGATATTCTGGTCGAGCGCGCCAACGGCGTGCTGACGATTGCCTTCAACCGGCCCGACAGGAAAAACGCGATCACGGCCGCGATGTATCAGACGATGGCCGACGCCTTGGTCGAAGCGCAAGGCGATGCATCGATCCGGGCGATTCTGATTCGCGGCAGCGCCGGCATTTTCAGTGCCGGCAACGATCTCGAAGACTTCATGAAGAAGCCGCCAGGCGGCGAAGATTCGCCGGTATTCCAGTTCCTGCGTGCGATCAGTTCGGCGGAAAAGCCGGTGGTGGCGTCGGTGGCGGGGCCGGCAGTCGGCATCGGCACGACGCTCCTGCTGCACTGCGATCTGGTCTATGCGGCGGATGCGGCGAGTTTTTCGCTGCCGTTCACGCAACTCGGGCTGTGTCCGGAAGCGGCCTCGAGTTTGCTATTGCAGCGCGTCGCCGGTTATCAGGCCGCAGCGGAAAAGCTGCTGCTCGGCGAAGCATTCGACGCCGCCGAAGCGCACCGCATGGGTATCGTGAATCGCGTGCTGCCCGCGGCTGAAGTCGAAGCATTCGCAGCCGCGCAAGCGGCGAAGCTGGCGGCGCTGCCGGCGTCGTCGCTGCGGGTGACGAAGAGTCTGATGAAGCGCGCCAGCCAGCATGAGCTGCAAACGCAGATGACCGAGGAAGCGGTGCACTTCGGCAAGATGCTGCTCGCGCCGGAAGCGCGCGAGGCGTTCAAGGCGTTCTTCGAAAAGCGCAAGCCGGACTTCCGGCAGTTCGACTGACCGGCTGCGAAGCGGCTGCGTCCAGGGTACAGGCGCCTGAAAATCGTTCAGGCGCCGGGAGCGCTGTCTGGAGCGCTCAAGCTTGCGTCGGCTGCAAGGTGTCGTAGTCGACGTAGCTGGTTTCCCGGCAGAAGCTGACAAGCCGTACGCCCGCCTTGCGGGCGATCGCAATCGCCAGCGACGACGGCGCCGAAATCGTCGCGACCATCGGCACGTCGACGCGCGCCGCCTTGCGCACCAGCTCGTAGCTGGCGCGGCTCGACAGAAACACAAACCCTTCCCGGGTATCCACGCGATCGAGCACGAGTTGGCCGATCAGCTTGTCGAGCGCGTTGTGACGGCCGACGTCTTCGAACGCATAGCGGATCGCGCCTGCCGCATCGCACCATGCGGCGGCATGCAGGCCGCCGGTCAGACGCGTCAGCGCCTGGTGTTCCGGTAACTCGCGTGCGGCGCAAGCGATCGCGTCCGGTGCAAGCCGCTGCAGAAAGCCGGTGTCCGTCACGCGTTCCGGTTTCAGATCCAGCAGATCGATGCTTTCGATCCCGCATACGCCGCAGCCGGTGCGCCCGGCAAGCGCGCGGCGCTTTTCCTTCAGCGCGACGAAAGCCTGCTGCACCACTTTCAATTGCACTTCGGCATGCGGCAATTCGTCGTCGTCGTGCAGCTCGACCTCGATGTCCTGAATGTCGCTGCCGCGTTCCACGATCCCTTCCGAGATCGCAAAACCGACCGCGAACGCTTCCAGATCGCGCGGCGTGCACATCATCACCGCGTGCGAGATGCCGTTGAAGACGAGCGCCACCGGCCATTCCTGACCGACGTGATCGGTGACGGTTTCGACCGCCGCGCCGCGATGCCGCTGCACCTGGCGCTCCACGGCGCCGGGCTGCCCGGCTGTTTCCAGTTCGTTCAAGCTACGTCACTCCTTTCATGCTGCGCGCGTTCGAGCGGCTTGCAGCCTGGCGCGGCGGCGCGAAGCGGTGCCAGACCGCGCCGCTATCGCGCGAATAAGGTTCTAAAATACCTCAAGCTGGGCTTGCGTGTTGCCCGCCACCAAAGAGGAATACTGTCATGGGACTCAACGAAGCACCGCTTCTGTTCAACTTCGAAGTCGCGTCCTCGGAGAATTTCACTTACATCCCGATGTCGGTGCGCTTCAACCTCGATCGTTTCGGGCTGCGCATCAGCCTCGAGCAGTGGCAATTGCTGCCGCTCGAAGATCGCAAGCTGCTGGCGCGTTTTCCAGTCGAAGAAGACGCGGAAATCGAGCCGAATTTCGACCACGCATTGTTCGAGATGCTGCGCACGCACGCGAATATCGAGCCGGAGTGGTTCACGCCCGAGGAAGCGCCTGCCTGGCGCCGCACGGATGCCGTGCCGGACGGTGTCGTGCATCAGGCGGGGCTGGCTGGCCTGCCTACGCCGCGTGTCGCTCAGTGGGCCGAACTCGAGCCGTTCAAGCGCTACGTGCTCGCCAAATTGTCGCGCAAGCCGGAAAGCAACCACGACTTCATCCCTGCGATGAAGGAGTTTGGTGCGGCCGGCTAGGTGCGGACCGCCCGGAAATATCCCGGCGGGCGCTGCCACCCAGGCGCCGGCGGCTAGGCGCTCCCAGTTGGGCGTACCCGGCTCGATCCGCGAAATATTTCACCTCATCCCCTCAACCTGTTCCGAACCCTGCCGTTATCCATGGGTTGGCGCGTAAAGAAACTCGACTCGGTGCGACCCGGCGCACTGGAAGCGACCCCGCGCTCCCGCCCTCAGAACGATTGACGTTCGGAACCCATGACTCCTTTTTTATCGAAGCGGCTGCTGATCAATCTGGCAGTCGTCGCCGCGGCGGTCGGTGCGAACGCGTTCGTCGCCTATACGCAGATTTGCGGTCAGCGCGACGCCGACGCTCGCATGCTGCGCTCGACGAGCGTGCGTCAGAACCTCGACGCCTACCATACGGCGCTCGACGGCGGGCTGGCCGCGCTCGGCCGTTTCGAAGCTTCGGGCGTGGCCGCGCCTGTCAACGAGGCCGCCGCCATGACGGCGTCGCTGGCCGGTCTGGAGCGCGAGTTGCGCAAAGAGCTTGCGGGCGAACCGGCCATGCTCGAGACGCTCGCCAGGCTGAGCGCGGACAGTCATGCGCTGCAACGTGATATCGACGACGCGCTGTTGAAGAGCGCGAGCGCGACGCCGAACGAATCGCGCGCCTGGGCGGCGTCGACCTACACGCATCTCGGGCTGGGCCTCGGCCGTGTGGAAGACGGCCTGGCGGCGTTGCGCAAGCAGGAGAATGGGGCGTTGCGGGCGTCGCTCGCGAGTTCCGCGAACGAAACGCAGCGCGCCATGTTCCTGCTGATCGTGACAATGCTGGCCGGCAGCGCGCTTCTGATCTTCACGTTCGGGGCGCGCGAAAGCAGCGCGCGCGAGAAACTGCGCGCCGTTCGCGCGCTCGGCCGCAACGACGAGCGCTTCCGCGGCCTGTTCGACGATCATCCGGTGCCGATGTACATTTTCGATCGCGAGACGCTGCGCTTTCTCGCCGTCAACGCGGCCGCGATTCAGCAATACGGTTACTCGGAAAGCGAATTCCTCGGCATGACGATTCGCGCGATCCGGCCGAATTCTGAAAGCTCACGCCTCGAATCGCACCTGCAGCGCAGCGACGTCCTGCAACACGGCCGCACGATGGCGGGTGTCTGGCATCACCGGCGCAAGGACGGCTCGACGATCAGCGCCGATATTTCGTATCACGCGCTCAACTTCATGGGCCGCGCCGCCTTCTTCGTGCTGGCCGACGACGTCACCGAACAGATCAACACGGAAGCCGAAGCGCAGCGTTCGAACCAGATGCTCGAAACGGTGATGGACAACATCCCGCAGCGCATTTTCTGGAAGGATCGCGAGTCGCGCTATCTTGGCTGCAATATGGCGTTCGCACGCGACGCGGGGCTCTCTTACCCTGAGCAGGTGGTGGGCAAGAGCGACAGCGACATGCCGTGGCGCGCCTTCGCCGACCTGCTGAACGGGCACGACAAGGAGGTGGTGACCACCGGCGTGCCGAAGATGAGTTTCGAGGTCGACCTGGTGATCGACGGCGTGCACCGCACCACGGTCACGAGCAAGCTGCCGTTCACCGATAGCGACGGCCGCGTGATCGGCGTGCTCGGCTCGTATACGGACATCACCGAGCGCAAGCGCGCCGATCTGGCCTTGCGTCTGCAAAGCCGCGCGCTCGATGCGAGCGTCAACGCGATTCTGATTACCGCGCCGTCGCCGGCGGGCAATCTGATCGAATACGTAAACCCTGCGTTCATGCGGATCACCGGCTACGATCCCGCCGAAGTGATCGGTCACGACTGCCGTGTCCTGCAGCGCGACGACCGCAACCAGGAAGGCGTCGCGTTGATTCGCCAGGCGCTCGCCGCGAATCGCGAGGTGAGCGCCGTGGTGCGCAACTATCGCAAGGACGGCGCGCTGTTCTGGAATCAGCTGTTCATTGCGCCCGTGCCGAACGCGGAGGGCGTGATCACGCACCACATTGGCGTGATCAACGATGTGACGGATCTGATCCGCTATCAGGAACAACTCGAATATCAGGCCAATTACGACAGCCTCACACGGTTGCCGAACCGCAACCTGCTGCGCGATCGCTTGCAGCATGCGTTGATCGTCGCGCAGCGGCATCACAAGGGCGTCGCGGTCGTGTTCATCGATCTGGACGGCTTCAAGAACGTCAACGACAGTCTCGGCCATAGCGTCGGCGACCGCTTGCTGGGCGTGGTGGCTGAGCGGCTCGCCCGTTGCACGCGAACCAGCGACACGGTCGCGCGGCACGGCGGCGACGAGTTCGTGATCGTGATGACCGATACCGTCGACGAGCAGTCGCTGATCGCGTGGATGGAGCGGGTGCGCGCGTCGATTTCGGAGCCGGTATGGCTCGACGGCACCGAGTTGTATGTCGGCTGCAGCATGGGCGCGAGCCTCTTTCCGCAAGACGGCGAAGACGCGGAAACGCTGATGAAAAAGGCCGACCTCGCGATGTATCGCGCGAAGGACATGGGCCGCAATACGTTCCAGTTCTATCAGCCGGAGATGAATGCGAGCGCGGGCGCGCGCCTGAATCTCGAACGGCGCTTGCGCCGCGCGCTGCGTGACAATGAATTCCTGCTGCACTACCAGCCGCAGGTGGATATCCTGAGCGGTCAGATCGTCGGCACCGAGGCGCTGGTGCGCTGGCACGATCCCGACGTCGGCCTGGTGCAGCCGTCGTTGTTCATTCCGGTCGCCGAAGAGAGCGGCCTGATCGGGCCGCTCTCGGAGTGGGTCTTGCGCGAAGCGTGCCGCCAGAACAAGGCCTGGCAGGACGAAGGATTGCCGCCGGCGCGGGTGTCGGTGAATCTGTCGGCGCGCGTTTTTCAGCAGCGCGATATCGCGAAGCTCGTCATGCAGGTGCTCGCCGAGACGGGGCTCGAACCGCAGTATCTCGAACTCGAACTCACCGAAAGCACCATCATGCGCAACGCGGAGGAGGCGGTGTCGATGCTCAACGAGTTGCACGCGCTCGGCATCGGCCTTGCCATCGACGATTTCGGCACCGGCTATTCGAGTCTCAGCTATCTGAAGCGTTTTCCGGTGGACCGCTTGAAGATCGACCGCTCGTTCGTGTCGGATATCGGCGTGTCGGGCGACGATGAAACGATCACCTCGGCGATCATCGCGCTCGCGCATTCGCTGAAACTGCAGGTGATCGCTGAAGGTGTGGAGACGTCGGCGCAACTCGACTTTCTGAAAGAGCGTGCGTGCGACGAGATGCAGGGCTTCTACTTCGCGAAGCCGTTGTCGACGGATGCGATTTCGGCGTTGTTCCAAGGCCGAGTGGGGCGGGAAACGGAGACGGTGTAGTTCGGCTCCCCGCTCCCCCGCGGCCGGTATGTCAGACGGCAGGCGTGTCGAGGAACACCGGTAGTTGCTCGGCCACCTCGGAAAACGCCTGCAGGCGCGGATGGTCCGCCTTGGCGACGATCTCCGGCAGGAACATCTGCGTGAAATTCCACGCGATGGCCACCGTCACGTCCACCGCGCCAAAATGGTTCGGTTCGACCGGCAGCGGGGCCGACGCGAGTTCCTCTTCGAGTTCGCGGTACGCGGCGTGCAATTGCTCGGTCACGCGATTGACCCACGGCTCGTGCTGTTTGTCCGCCGGACGCAGCGTGCGTTCGTAGACGATCTGCACGCTCTTCTCGCAGGCGGCCAGCGCCAGGCCCGTGAGGCGAGCGGCGCGCAGGCAGTGCTCCGGCTGTGTCGGGAAGATCCGTTGGTCCGGCGCGGCGAGTGTGGCGACATACTGCAGGATCACCGACGAATCCATCACGCTCTGGCCGTTGTCGAGGATCAGCGTGGGCGCTTTCACGACCGGGTTGATCTTCGCGAACGCCTCATACGTGCTGAACACGGAAACCGACTGGTGCTCGAAGTCGAGCTTCAGCAACTTCAGGCAGATAGCGACGCGGCGCACGTAGGGCGAATCCAGCATTCCGATCAGTTTCATCTCATTTCCGTTAGAAGATCTACATGGCCGGCCTGGGCGGGCGAGTCGGCGGCTGTTCGCTTGCCAGACGGTGTTTATGATGCATCAGACCAATAGATTAAGGCGCTTGGCAAGGCAAAAAAAGCGACATTAATCGACGGTTTACGTCAGAATTTCTTACATGAAGCCAATCCCGCCCCTCACTGCTCTGCGCTGCTTCGAAGCCGTCGCCCGCTTGGGCGGCGTGACCCAGGCGGCGCGCGAATTGCATGTCACGCACTCGGCGGTGAGCCAGCAGATCAAGGTGCTGGAAGATTCGATGGGTGTCGCGCTGTTCGTGCGCGAAGCGCGCGGCCTGCGGCTTACCGAGGAAGGCCGGCTCTACGCGCTCGAAATACGGGCGGCGCTGCGCGACATTACGCGGGCGACGCGCCGCGCGCAGGCGCGCCCACACGCGAGCGAACTGGTCATCGCGACCGTGCCGTCGTTTGCGCAGCATTGGCTCGTGCCGCGCCTCGCGAGCTTCCGCGAGACACATCCGTACTACCGGATTCGTCTGCTGACGACGCTGCAGGTCGAGGATTTGCGCCAGGGTGTGAGCGATATGGGCATCCGCATGGGACAAGGCCATTGGCCGGACGTCGCGCAGCAGAAACTGTTCGATGACGACGTGCTGGTGGTCGCGGCCCCGCACTTCACGTTCGGGCCGGACGGCCGCTTTCCCGTCACCGCCGAGGACGTGATCGCGTGTCCGTTGATCTCCAGCCCCAACACGCCGTGGGCCGAATGGTGCGAGGCGGCACAGGTGGCGGCGCCGGCCGCCGAGGCGGTCGTGCTGTCTGCAAACGATTCGAACATCGTGCTGGGCGCGGTCTTGCTGGGGCAGGGCATCGCGCTCGAACGGCGCAGTCTGGTCGCGTATGCGCTGGCGCGCGGCGAGCTGGTGCAGATCACCGATGTCCGCGTGCCGTACCGGTATCCGTACTGGCTGGTGTGGCCGCAACGCGAAATTCTCAACGCGAAACAGGCCCATTTCGCGCAGTGGATCGAAGCACAGGTCGACGCCTATTTGCACGGCGGCGAGTGAGCGCCAGTCTCGCCTCGCGCCGCTCAGGCGGCACTCAGGCGGCACTTAGGCGGCGTTTCACCGTGCAAAGCGGTTTCCGGCCGGGTGGCAGTCGTATATATTCGTGATTCCCATCTCAGACTTCGCTGGGAACCATGAAGCATCGATTCACGTGGCGTTGCGCCCGCTTTTCGCTGCTCGCACTCGGTCATGGGCGTTTCGCCGTCGAATATCCGCCAATCCGACTGGAGAGAAAAATGACTTCTTCACCTGCAAAGAAATGGGCTGTGCTGTTCGCATCGGTTGTACTGAGCGTGGCTTCGGCTGCACCGGCGTTCGCGCAAAGCGGCGGTAGTGCTCCGGCGGGCGATCAGGCCACTGCCGCCCCCGCTGCCACACCGTCGGCCGCATCCAAGGCAGCCGCCAAGGCGCAACGCAAGGCTGCCCGCAAGCAGGCGCGGGCGAAGAAGAACGCCGAGTTGAAGCAACTGGAAAGCAACGGGTATAACCCGTCGCGCAACGATCCGAACTATCCGACGGATATCCAGAACGCGCAGAAGAAGGCCGCAGCGGGCGCGGCGGCGAGCCAGTAAGCGGCCGCGGGTCAGATGGAAGGTGCCGGCCCGGCCGTGCTTGCGCTGGGGATCTGGCCCAGGCGGCTCGGCGAACGCAGCCTCGCCAGGCACATCCCGGCAAAGTACGACGTATGAAGCTGAACGAGGCGCCGAGGCGTCTCGTTTTCGTTCAGTGTCCGCCGCTCAATCCAGCACGGGCAGCGCGCGCGGGCGGCGGTCGCTGTCGGTCGCGACGTAGGTCAGGGTCGCCTCGGTGACCTTCACGAGGTCTTCGGTCAGGCTCATGCGCTGCGCGTAGACCTCGACGGACACGGTCACCGACGTGTTGCCCGTCTTGACGATATCCGCGTAAAAGCTCAGCAGATCGCCGACGAACACCGGCTGCTTGAAGACGAACGAATTGACCGCGATGGTCGCCACCCGTCCGTTGGCACGGCGGCTCGCCGGAATCGAACCGGCGATATCCACTTGCGCCATGATCCAGCCGCCGAACACGTCGCCGTGGACATTCGCGTCGGACGGTTGCGGCACGACGCGCAGCGCGCAAGGCTTTTGCGGAAGTTGAAGGAGATTGGTCATGGGGGGAAAGCGGCGCCAGCCAGCTTCTGCGACAATAGAAAGATCAGGAATTGTACGGGAAAGCGCCCAGCCGGGTCGCGCGACATAAAGCAGGATGCCGGGTTGGCATGCTGCCGGTCGGCGCGCCGCTGCGAACTCCGTCGCTTCCACACTCTCCCCAGCCGATCCCATGCGCCGTACGCCTTCGTCCGAACCTTCCCCGATCTCGACCCAGCCGCGCAACGACTGGCAAACGATCCTGTCGCTGCTGCCTTACCTCGCCACCTATAAGTGGCGCGTCGGCTTTGCGCTGAGCTGCCTGATCGGCGCGAAGGTCGCCAATCTCGGCGTGCCGATCGTGATGAAACGGATCATCGACGGCCTTGCGTCGGTGAAGCATCTCACCGCGCTCGGCCGCGCGCACGATTCGCCGGGCATCGTGCTGCTTGGCGGCGTTGGCTTGATGGTGGTCGCCTACGCGGTGGTGCGGCTCTCCACCTCGCTGTTTACCGAGCTGCGCGAAATTCTGTTTTCGAAGGTGACCGAAAGCGCGGTGCGGCAGCTTGCGCTGAAAGTGTTCCGCCATCTGCATGCCCTGTCGTTGCGGTTTCATCTCGATCGGCAGACGGGCGGCATGTCGCGCGATATCGAGCGCGGCACGCGCGGCATCACGCAACTGATATCGTATTCGCTGTACAGCATCCTGCCGACACTGGTCGAAGTCGGTCTCGTGCTCGGCTTTTTCGTCGTCAAATACGAGGCGTATTACGCGATCGTCACGTTCGTTGCGCTCGCCGTGTACATCGCGTTCACCGTGAAGGTCACCGAGTGGCGCACGCATTTCCGCCGCACGATGAACGATCTCGATTCGAAGGCGAATTCGCGCGCGATCGATTCGCTGCTCAACTACGAGACAGTGAAGTACTTCGGCAATGAAGAGTGGGAAGCGCAACGTTACGACGAAAATCTCAAGCGCTATCGCACGGCCGCGATCAAATCGCAGCGTTCCTTGTCGGCGCTGAACTTCGGGCAGCAGGCGATCATCGGCACGGGGCTGGTGTTCATCCTGTGGCGCGCGACCGAGGGCGTGATGGCCGGGCGCCTTACGCTCGGCGATCTGGTGCTGATCAACACCTTCATGTTGCAGCTCTATATTCCGCTGAATTTTCTCGGCGTCGTGTATCGGGAACTGAAGCAAAGCCTCACCGATATGGACCGTATGTTCACGCTGCTTGGCGCGACCCGGGAGGTGCCCGATGTGCCGGACGCGCCCGAGTTGCGGGT includes the following:
- the fdhD gene encoding formate dehydrogenase accessory sulfurtransferase FdhD, giving the protein MNELETAGQPGAVERQVQRHRGAAVETVTDHVGQEWPVALVFNGISHAVMMCTPRDLEAFAVGFAISEGIVERGSDIQDIEVELHDDDELPHAEVQLKVVQQAFVALKEKRRALAGRTGCGVCGIESIDLLDLKPERVTDTGFLQRLAPDAIACAARELPEHQALTRLTGGLHAAAWCDAAGAIRYAFEDVGRHNALDKLIGQLVLDRVDTREGFVFLSSRASYELVRKAARVDVPMVATISAPSSLAIAIARKAGVRLVSFCRETSYVDYDTLQPTQA
- a CDS encoding glutathione S-transferase produces the protein MKLIGMLDSPYVRRVAICLKLLKLDFEHQSVSVFSTYEAFAKINPVVKAPTLILDNGQSVMDSSVILQYVATLAAPDQRIFPTQPEHCLRAARLTGLALAACEKSVQIVYERTLRPADKQHEPWVNRVTEQLHAAYRELEEELASAPLPVEPNHFGAVDVTVAIAWNFTQMFLPEIVAKADHPRLQAFSEVAEQLPVFLDTPAV
- a CDS encoding nitrate reductase associated protein, yielding MGLNEAPLLFNFEVASSENFTYIPMSVRFNLDRFGLRISLEQWQLLPLEDRKLLARFPVEEDAEIEPNFDHALFEMLRTHANIEPEWFTPEEAPAWRRTDAVPDGVVHQAGLAGLPTPRVAQWAELEPFKRYVLAKLSRKPESNHDFIPAMKEFGAAG
- a CDS encoding DUF4148 domain-containing protein; this translates as MTSSPAKKWAVLFASVVLSVASAAPAFAQSGGSAPAGDQATAAPAATPSAASKAAAKAQRKAARKQARAKKNAELKQLESNGYNPSRNDPNYPTDIQNAQKKAAAGAAASQ
- a CDS encoding sensor domain-containing protein — encoded protein: MTPFLSKRLLINLAVVAAAVGANAFVAYTQICGQRDADARMLRSTSVRQNLDAYHTALDGGLAALGRFEASGVAAPVNEAAAMTASLAGLERELRKELAGEPAMLETLARLSADSHALQRDIDDALLKSASATPNESRAWAASTYTHLGLGLGRVEDGLAALRKQENGALRASLASSANETQRAMFLLIVTMLAGSALLIFTFGARESSAREKLRAVRALGRNDERFRGLFDDHPVPMYIFDRETLRFLAVNAAAIQQYGYSESEFLGMTIRAIRPNSESSRLESHLQRSDVLQHGRTMAGVWHHRRKDGSTISADISYHALNFMGRAAFFVLADDVTEQINTEAEAQRSNQMLETVMDNIPQRIFWKDRESRYLGCNMAFARDAGLSYPEQVVGKSDSDMPWRAFADLLNGHDKEVVTTGVPKMSFEVDLVIDGVHRTTVTSKLPFTDSDGRVIGVLGSYTDITERKRADLALRLQSRALDASVNAILITAPSPAGNLIEYVNPAFMRITGYDPAEVIGHDCRVLQRDDRNQEGVALIRQALAANREVSAVVRNYRKDGALFWNQLFIAPVPNAEGVITHHIGVINDVTDLIRYQEQLEYQANYDSLTRLPNRNLLRDRLQHALIVAQRHHKGVAVVFIDLDGFKNVNDSLGHSVGDRLLGVVAERLARCTRTSDTVARHGGDEFVIVMTDTVDEQSLIAWMERVRASISEPVWLDGTELYVGCSMGASLFPQDGEDAETLMKKADLAMYRAKDMGRNTFQFYQPEMNASAGARLNLERRLRRALRDNEFLLHYQPQVDILSGQIVGTEALVRWHDPDVGLVQPSLFIPVAEESGLIGPLSEWVLREACRQNKAWQDEGLPPARVSVNLSARVFQQRDIAKLVMQVLAETGLEPQYLELELTESTIMRNAEEAVSMLNELHALGIGLAIDDFGTGYSSLSYLKRFPVDRLKIDRSFVSDIGVSGDDETITSAIIALAHSLKLQVIAEGVETSAQLDFLKERACDEMQGFYFAKPLSTDAISALFQGRVGRETETV
- a CDS encoding enoyl-CoA hydratase; its protein translation is MTMDILVERANGVLTIAFNRPDRKNAITAAMYQTMADALVEAQGDASIRAILIRGSAGIFSAGNDLEDFMKKPPGGEDSPVFQFLRAISSAEKPVVASVAGPAVGIGTTLLLHCDLVYAADAASFSLPFTQLGLCPEAASSLLLQRVAGYQAAAEKLLLGEAFDAAEAHRMGIVNRVLPAAEVEAFAAAQAAKLAALPASSLRVTKSLMKRASQHELQTQMTEEAVHFGKMLLAPEAREAFKAFFEKRKPDFRQFD
- a CDS encoding ABCB family ABC transporter ATP-binding protein/permease, whose product is MRRTPSSEPSPISTQPRNDWQTILSLLPYLATYKWRVGFALSCLIGAKVANLGVPIVMKRIIDGLASVKHLTALGRAHDSPGIVLLGGVGLMVVAYAVVRLSTSLFTELREILFSKVTESAVRQLALKVFRHLHALSLRFHLDRQTGGMSRDIERGTRGITQLISYSLYSILPTLVEVGLVLGFFVVKYEAYYAIVTFVALAVYIAFTVKVTEWRTHFRRTMNDLDSKANSRAIDSLLNYETVKYFGNEEWEAQRYDENLKRYRTAAIKSQRSLSALNFGQQAIIGTGLVFILWRATEGVMAGRLTLGDLVLINTFMLQLYIPLNFLGVVYRELKQSLTDMDRMFTLLGATREVPDVPDAPELRVSGAQVRFEHVNFSYEPARQILHDVSFTIPAGGTTAVVGHSGSGKSTLARLMFRFYDLDRTTGGAITIDGQDIRDVTQDSLRASIGIVPQDTVLFNDSIYYNIAYGRPSATREEVIAAARAAHIHDFIEGLPKGYETAVGERGLKLSGGEKQRVAIARTILKNPPILLFDEATSALDSRSERAIQHELDQIARERTTLIIAHRLSTVVHAQQIIVMDKGRIVERGTHAELLSANGLFAQMWALQQQRAAEAPESAETVANGGR
- a CDS encoding acetyl-CoA C-acyltransferase; the protein is MTKQLQDAYIVAASRTPIGKAPRGMFKNTRPDELLVHTIKSAVAQVPGLDTKVIEDAIIGCAIPEAEQGLNVARMGALLAGLPNTVGGVTVNRFCASGLTALAMAADRIRVGESDAMIAGGCESMSMVPMMGNKPSMSPHIFDRNEDIGIAYGMGLTAEKVAERWKISREAQDAFSVESHRRAIAAQQAGEFNDEIAAYTITERFPDLATGEVKVKTREVALDEGPRAETSLEGLAKLRAVFANKGSVTAGNSSQTSDGAGALIVVSEKMLKEFNLTPLARFVSFAVRGVPPEIMGIGPKEAIPAALKAAGLKIDDMDWIELNEAFAAQSLAVIQDLGLDPAKINPLGGAIALGHPLGATGAIRASTVVHGLRRRNFKYGMVTMCVGTGMGAAGIIERL
- a CDS encoding LysR substrate-binding domain-containing protein; this translates as MKPIPPLTALRCFEAVARLGGVTQAARELHVTHSAVSQQIKVLEDSMGVALFVREARGLRLTEEGRLYALEIRAALRDITRATRRAQARPHASELVIATVPSFAQHWLVPRLASFRETHPYYRIRLLTTLQVEDLRQGVSDMGIRMGQGHWPDVAQQKLFDDDVLVVAAPHFTFGPDGRFPVTAEDVIACPLISSPNTPWAEWCEAAQVAAPAAEAVVLSANDSNIVLGAVLLGQGIALERRSLVAYALARGELVQITDVRVPYRYPYWLVWPQREILNAKQAHFAQWIEAQVDAYLHGGE
- a CDS encoding acyl-CoA thioesterase yields the protein MTNLLQLPQKPCALRVVPQPSDANVHGDVFGGWIMAQVDIAGSIPASRRANGRVATIAVNSFVFKQPVFVGDLLSFYADIVKTGNTSVTVSVEVYAQRMSLTEDLVKVTEATLTYVATDSDRRPRALPVLD